The Phyllostomus discolor isolate MPI-MPIP mPhyDis1 chromosome 9, mPhyDis1.pri.v3, whole genome shotgun sequence nucleotide sequence TATTACCGCCCCCCCCGCACTTCACAGCTGCTAAGACTGCGGCCGGAAGAGGTATTCATTGCTGTACCTGCTTCACCTGTTATGTAACGAGGATTCTCTGAGAAACCCCCTAGTGACTGGCAGAGAACCTGGAACAGCAGGTACGATGTGGACACAAGTCAGGAGACAGCCAGGGTGAGGGTGCCACCTCAAGTTTGGGGAAGGGAGTGGCCCTGGGCAATCCCCAGGAGCCCAGAGTGTGAAATAGGTTTCTAAGAAGCTCCTTCACAATGTCCTTCCGTTCTGCTCTTTACTCGCCCCTTGCCCCATCCCCTACCCACCCCAAAGGGTCCCCTAAAGTGTGACTTCCTGACCAGCCCCCTGACACCTCCCCCTCCAAGTCCTACATTTTCCTTCCTAGGCCTGACACTCTTGTCTGGGGTGGAAAAGAGCCACCGACCCTCGGGGCGGTTAGCAAGGTCACCTTCTCTGTCTGAATTGCCTGCTTATGAAATCgcagcagggagggtgggggcagctcGGGTGGGACCACGCCCACGGGCTGAGGTATAAGGGACGAGGCTGACGCTGGTCCGCAACCCCGCCTGCCCTCACCATGAAGCTCACCAGCCTCGTGGCCTTCGTGGTGCTCCTGGTCCTCGGAGCCCTGGTGTCCCAGGCTGTGGAAGGTGCTAGCAAAGGTGAGTCCGAGCCCCTCGGGCCATCCAGGGGCCTGCGGGCTGACCCGGAAGGCGTCTTTCCAAGGGTCTGGCCCCTGGCTGCTAATTTTctactgtttggttttttttctctgtcacatcatTTTGGTGTCCTTCTGTCTAATTTTCTAAACATGTGTCTTAGAGCTTTCTGATGGTCCCTTTCTCTTCTGCTATTTATCTTTCAATCCGCTCTCTTTCTTTTGGTCTCTGATGAGCTGTCCCTCCTACTGTCGCTGTCCCtttgctgcctccctcccagccaggGTGGACCTCTCCCTCTCGCTGGGCCGGGCTCACCTAACGAGCTCTGTGCAGCCGTGTCCTGGAGAAGGCTCCTGCTGGCCTGCAGTGGCCAATCGGTACATTTTCAAGACTTTTGTGAACTGGCTGACATCGCATCGGTAGCTGGAAATCAAtcatggtgggagtatttacaccatggaaattggcaaatgctacaaagTCTGCTTCTTACAGCATGTATCAGCACACCGCCCTCCGTATCTTCTTTCTGGGCCTTTGACCCCCTCTTGGTTGAGTGCTTGGCTGAGCCGCTCCCTCCATTCTTTCGGGGTCAGCCACCTGGGTTgagtttccttccccttcctgggAAGCTGGTTCCTTGGCCAGGATGGTGGCCACGACTCAGAATcagctcctgctccctcctctgttCTTACCCTTCAGGAAAAGCTAAACAGGGCGACTGCCCCTTCATACGCCCAGCGAAGTGTCTCGTATTCGAACCCCCTCAATGCCACAGTGACTGGCAGTGTCCAAAGAAGCAGAAATGCTGTGATGCCCCTTGTGGCGTCAAATGCATGGATCCTGTGGGCCCGTCACAGCCAGGTGAGGCAGTAGAGTCCCGGGAGGGGGACCAGGGAGACTCGAGCTGGAGGACACACATCTGGGAGAAGTGGAGGGGGGGTCCCTGAacgggggctgggtgggggggcagagccagagctcctccctgcccagctctgcaCTCTCAGGGGGTCGGGGCTCCCCCAGGGGGAGGGGTCTCCTTCGGGATGTGCACGGGGTCCGTCTGGGTACTGAGGCGGGGGAGGACCTGATTTCCCTGCATGGGgtagagatgggggtgggggctgggtggtgtCTGGGGGCTCAAGGCCCTGAGCGGGCGCTTTCTTCTCACCAGTGAAGGTCAATCCTGGAAAGTGTCCAGTGTTCATCGGCCAGTGCATGACGCCCAACCCAAGAAACTACTGCCTGAATGACAGCCACTGCCTAAACAATCTCAAGTGCTGCAAGGGGGTGTGTGGGAACTCGTGTGTGAAGCCAGAGTGAGGTAAGGAAAAGATCTGGAAAGATCCACATCTCACACGTCCTGACACAGCCTTAATCTCCTGGTGCCCTTCCGTGTGAAGGAGGATGCTTGGCATCTCCCGGtacctgtcccccaccccaccaagcaGACCCTCTGCCTTTCAACACCATTTACCCCCAGTTCTCTAAACAGGAAGTCCCCGAGGCCACCTGTGACTGGCGGTGCTGGGTCCTGGGAGGGAAGGATTCTTGGAATGAGTCCGGAGGAAGGAGCCATAAAAAGGGGCACAAGTTCTAATCTTTTAATATCATCTCTGCCTCTGACTGACTGGGTGTCTATGAGCAACTGATTGTATCTTTCAGagcctctgttttcccatctgtaaagtggatgCAATTATATGCACTGAAATACTGTAAGAAAAGTGAAAGTGCTTTTTAAGATCGGAAAGGctctgaaaccaatacaaaataatattgaaagtaaactgtaactaaaaatgttttagatgattaagatggtaaatgttatgttatgtgtattttaccacaattaaaaaaaaaacccagaaagtaaTTGTAGGTTGTCTGGCTCGGTTGGTATACGGCAAATGCTTGCTGGCCCGACAAACCGGCCCCTGCCACTTACCAGCCACAAGAGACGGGCAAGTGACttagcctccctgagcctcagttccctcgtctctaaaatgaggatgatgatgaggATCATCATAACAATATCTAATTTATAAAAGCTTGAATGGTTAAATGAGATAGTACTATTTGCCAACATAAGTAAAATTCTGAGGATAATAGTTGGCCCATAAATtgtaaataataatgacaataaaactATGTTCTGttgctaaaaaacaaaagagtagAGGTCTTGCGTGCATCGGGATGGTATTGCTCTGGCTACGGCCTCGACTGGCCGGTGTGTCTGGAACCACAGAAAACCCTGGGATGATGCACAGATGCGGAGGCCTTCGCAGGACCCTCGGGTGCAGTGCCCTCGTTTTCCCAGCGGGAGACTGAAGCAGAGTCACAGAGAAGCCGGGATCTGTTCCCGAGCCTTAGCCTGAAGACCAGCACCGTTCGCCTATTCCGGCACCTTGTCCCAAGGGACTTAGAGCCTGGGGGCCGGAGGCCCCTCCCGGTGGGAAGGATGTTAAGGGTCGCTCGGATGTTGCTGTGCTGAGgctctactttcttttctttccacagATTTACTCTCCTCACTTCAATACGATCAGGACCTCCTGGTAGGCCCCAAGCCTGGAGAAAAATGACAGTACCTTGGTGACAGTATGTGGCTCTGTGGCCAGTCCCTCCGTGGGGGCTAAGACTGGCCTGCTTTACCTCTGCACCCCCAGCATCCAACATGAGGCTTGGCCCAAACAGGAAATGCCTGTCGATTGGTGAATAAACAAACACACGTACAACGTTTCTCTGTGTCTCCGTCTTCCTTCACCCATTGAGTCCAACCTGGAATGTGGTGGGCGAGAGGAAGGATGATGAAAGGCctgcgtgtgtggggggggctTCTCCCCCAGAAAGGAGGAAGCGTTTGGGGCCGAGCAGAGGCGGGTTTACATCCTGTGTCTGCAGATGACTGGCTCTGTCACTGGGGGCCGATGACTTTGTCCCGCTGAGCCTCGGTTTTGTCATCTGTAACCCGGGGACGCTAACAGCAGTGCCGATCCCATCCAGTTATGAGGGTGAGGGTGATAACGTGTGACATGAATAGTTCAGTGACGGTCACACGGCAGGTTCTCAGTAAATGCTAGACCTACCTCAAACATGTATGCGGGACCCGTGGACGCGGGCAGGACGTGGACGGCAGCGTGGGGAttggccgggggggcgggggggtgggctAGACAGAGGAGAGTAAAGCGGGGAGAACTGGGACAAGCGCACTGGAAcagcaacaaaatatttaatgaaacatGCCATCCGTATCTCAGAATAAAAAGGCCTTCTGAAGCAAGGCACAAAGAATGAGGGCAATAACCGATACATCTGGCTACGGCAACATAAAAATCATAAACGcaaaagagttaaaaaacaaatggtCAGCCTTGGAGTAAAGATTTGGGATAACGGTAACAGACGATGACAGACGTAGACACAGAATGGAAACACGGGAAGGGTTTCCGCAGACCAGTAAGAAAAACAACCGAGCTCTCACGAGAAGGCACTCCGACCCGAGGAGCAGCCAGGTGTTACTACAGGTGTTACTGTAACACACGGCCCGGGCGGACACAGGAGAACCTCAGCCTCCCTAGTTATCAGAAACACCGTCTCTCATCCATCAGAACGGCAAGAGTCAAAAGCCTACCACATAAACTCCCCGAGACTCGCACAGCGTGCCGAGGGAGGTGTAAGGGGTACAGCCACTCAGAAGACTGAGGGGTTACACCCAATAAAACTGAACATGCACGTAAGCTACCACTGAGCTGTTTCTCTTCCAGAGACACAGGCAAGTCAAGACGTTGCCCCAAAACATCAGAAACGGAAACCACCCTAAAGGgctctcatttgtgaaatggctACATTCTCATGCCTTGATACGCTTTAGAAAAATTCAAACAAACTTATGTGAGTCAACATGGACACAATGAACCCCCCAAAAAAAGTTTGCTGGGAAAATCAGACTGCtgatataatgtaatataaaatagtcatatatatataaatacttaaaaatccCATAAAACAGCCAGCATTTTATGGTACACACCCAAGGATACTCACCACAGGCAGGGGGGCGGTTTCCTCTGAAGAAAAGGACTTGAAAACAGGACTGGTGGTGCTGGCCACGGAGACTGACAGTTTACCTTCAAGAGTTCTTACCTGAAAACCAaactaacagccctggctggtgtagctcagtagattgagcgcaggctgcaaaccacagtgttgcaggttcgattcccagtcagggcacatgcatgggttgcaggccatgatccccagcaaccgtacattgatgtttctctctctctctctttctccctcccttccctctctaaaaataaataaataaataaatattaaaaaaaagaaaagaaaagaaaaccaaactaaCATATAATGCCCTCCCCTGGTACTTCCAGGATCAAATGCCAGGGCAAAACAAATCCTTTCTGGTGGTTTTCCAAAAGCCACACATGGAGTGCAAGAAGCAGAGACTCAAAGCCCATCTCGATGAAACTAGAAATTCTCTGTACTCACTGGAAGCCGAATTTTTGAATTGGAGAAGCATTAAAGCTCACGGTTGGCAGCAGGAGATATTTGTGCTAGAAAATCATTTCAGTTCAAGAAACGACTAGGGACCAGGGATGTGGCTAAGGAAGCATAAATCTGGCCAGCACAGAAAAGAACAGAGTGGGTCTGAAGCAGAGGGGAGCGACCCTACAGCAAGAGAGAGATGGACCCTCAGGTAACCAACATTAGTGACCCCCAGGATCCGCGGTCCCCGCTTTTCCCTGGGCACACACAGCTAGACTGAATTCCCCGTCTTCCTTTCCGGTGGAGTGCAGCTGCGTGACTGGGTTCTGTGGGAGTGGTGCGGTCCCGCTCGGGACCTGGCCCCTCGCTCTTCTCTCAGCAGCCACCTGTGCATGGAGAGCACTTCGAggaccaggaggaaggaggagaaggcaggaaCCTGGGATCCCGAGTTTCTGTGTGGATCGCAGCTGCTCCCCACTTGCTTGGGGACCATGATGTGAGCGAGAAATAAATTCTCACTGCGTTAAGTACTGAGGTTTGGACTTTGTTTATTACGTGAATAATACAGTTCTGATCAGTTTGGAACACACTGGAGGACCCCACTTTACTTCCTGCCCTTGAGTTCCATGCGACGCCTCATTTCATAACGGACCCCATAGGTCAGGGTTTGTCTCCAGTCCAcctttgggtgggggtgggggtggggaatgaaagCAGACGGACCGGAAACCTCACTACAGGAATGCCATGTGTAAATAAATTATCGTCACTCTCCAGGTCCCCTGAATATCGAGTGATTTTCTCTTACATAGGCTTCTGGTGTTTGGTTGGGGAGGGTGAACTTGACTTTCAGTGTCTGTTCattggcggggggagggggttgcggagggggccaggaggacaggggagggaggaaaccaTCGATCTTGGCGGGAGTGAGAGGAAAGGGTGGCTGTCTTCCACTCTGGCTCAAGCATACTCTCAACTAGCTCATctaaaatcaaatatttgaacttcaaaattatttttccctgagAGCCTTCCAAGGCCTATATGAAGGAATCTGATCTTATCACATGGTTCCCTTAATTCTAACCTTACTGTCCAtactctgaatatattttattttattacattttattgttttttgtccTCACCTAAAGACACGCTTATTGGTTTCAGAgagtggaggaggggaaaagagagagagggagataaacattgatgtgagagagaaacattgatcagttgcctctcgcacatgcccCGACAGGGGACCCGaccctgcaacccaagcatgtgccctgaccagggctcgaACTCAGGAACTTCTGATTTATGGCATTGaggctctgaccaactgagccacaccagccagggttggatGCACATTAAACCTGTCCTAGGCTGACTGCAGAGTTCTGTGCTGAAATAGCTTCTTTCTGGACCCTGggtttctccctttttaaagaaGAGGGTGGGGGACATTTCCTTTCATCCTGACTCTTTTCAAACAGGCCTCCTCTCGTGGAAGTTAGCTTGTGGGGATGTCCCGTTCTTCCAGCCCAAACAAACCTTGCTTCTGTCTCTAAGGTATAGGCAACACGGGGATATAGAGAAATCACTTGGCCACGTCTCAAGAACTGAGGCTGATTCCTAAGTCTGCTATTGACTCGTCTGTGACATTGGACGTGTTTCTTGGTTCCTCATTTGTATGACACACGTGGGAAGATTCAGGTCCCACTTTATTCTGCAATTTTACAAACTAATGATTCATAGAAACACCCGGAGGGGAAGTCCCAGTAGGACGGGTCACAAGTCCCTGTGACCATAGCTTCTTCCCCTTAACCCTTCGGCCCCACCTCAGCCCCATCTTCCCTAGTTGCCTGGTCTGCTTCCAGGGCCCCAGACCTGAACAGACCCCACACCAGAGAAGATGCACAGGAGGTCAATAAGGACGTGAAAAGATACTCCACATAGTACgcatgtcatcagggaaatgcaaatgagaatagtgagataccactacacgCTACTAGCACAGAATCCAGAACACGGACAACGCCAAACGCTGACTAGGATGGGAGCGGCATCGCTGGTGGGGATGCCAGCGGCGCAGCCACTCCGAAGACAATATGGCAGTTTCCTACAAAGCCAAGCGCACTCTTCCCATGCAATTCAACAATCACCCTCCTCGGTATTTACCCAAGGGAACTGAACACCATGTCCACACAGAACCCTGCACATGATGTATGCATCACTGgcaaaacttgaaagcaaccgAGATGCCCTCAGTAGGTGGATGAATAAGAAATGGTGGTCCACCCAGACAATGGGGCATTCAGCACTAAGAACAAGGGAGCAATCCAGCCgtgaaaagacatggagggaTCTGAAGTGCAAGTTACGACGTGATGGAAGCCAGTCTGAAAGGTCTGTGTATTGTATGATTTCAAGGATATGGCATTCTGAGAAAGGCGAGACTGTGCAGCCGGTAAAAAGTCCAGTGGGGTCCAGGCATTGGGGAAGGAGGCGTGAGCAGGTCACAGCACAGGGGATTTGTAGGGCAGTGAAACTGCTCTGTGCAATGCTGTGATGATGGGTGCGTGTCATGCAGTTGTCCTAACCCACAGAATGCACGACACTGGAGCGAATGCTAATGTCAACCACGCACTTCGGTGATGAGGGTGTGCCCATTTATTACAGGTGATGAACTGCGGGGAATGTGGGAGATAGAAGAGGCTGTGGCTATGGCCGGGGGGTGAGGGGTgtgtgggaaatctctgtacttgcCTCTTCACcgtgctgtgaacctaaaactgctctaaaaattgtccttaaaaaatgaatcaaatgtGATTTTGGgactcaatatttttttaattcatcagTAAGAGCTCGAGGTTTTTAAAGTGATCGTTGGcaaaaaattagagaagaaaagtagaaaggaagaaaatcttagCAGCACATTTTCAGCTGGTGCTATGTGTGTCATTCAAAAGTGTATCTCCTTTGCGAAGGAGGGCTTGGCCTCCGTCCCCTGCACAGTGACACATGGGCACAGTGTTTTGCCCTGAGCCTGGAGTCCTCATTCTGGAGTAGCCTTTGCTGGAGGTGAGAAAACGGTGCAGCCAGACAGCTCCCGTGAGGTCTTCGGCATTCCGAGTTTCCCAACATAACCCGGAGTGGGCACTCACATACCCTGTTGGGTCCCGTGAATTGCAGAtgtttgtccatttttctgaGTGTCCGGTGAGTATTGGTTGGATCAGATGACAGGCAGGCAGATTTATGACACGTAACCCCAAAAGAATAAGCAGCTCTGAGAAAGTGGACAGTCTAAATctacacagagaaagagaaacattttcctAAACTGCCCACAATTTGCAAAGCCATCCTCCCCACCCAAGAGCTAGCATGGATGTTGTTTCACAAAGCATCCCCTTTGTTCCTTTCAAATTGCAACTCTTGCAGTCTTCCGGGAATAAGCAACAGCTGATACGGAAAACGAAGCAAGGCTTTAATGGGACTGGGGGGAAAGCGGGTCccttgcctccccaccccctcccattcTGGAGGGGAGGTGTGGGTCATTCTTTCCGGTCCAAGTGCATTTGTTCCTTTGACTGTGATGATGctgtatatataatttcatatctTCTAATCTGGTACATGTTATAGCGCAATACCCCAATGTTACACAAACTTCATACTCATCTTGATCAGAGAGTAGGTACCGTGTTCTTTGGGCTCATCCATCGCCCACACAGCCTGAACTTGGCACTGAGGCACCACACAGGAAGCACTGTTTAGCTGAACTCAACTAATAACCATATTGCCGTTCACTTCAAAGCTATGTCATCATTTCTGTGACTCCCCTGGACAAGCCAGTTATTACCAGTTCTTGGTTTCTATTGTCTGTTCTGTGTGCATGTGAGCCCTGTGGGTGAGTCACTTTGTATTTCAGATTTTTCTGCTAGAACAGATGCCAGAAGCGAAATGTACTGGGTCAAAGGGTTTGGGTATTGTTTCGGCTGCCAATGCAAATCAGCCCCACTCGCTGCTTTCCCCAAGGCCTTTATGAAAATCACATGAGGCAGAGGATACAAATGATGCGTTAACTTCCAGGGAGTCTAACATATAGTCAACCCTCAGAAAATGCTCGCCTCTTTGAGCAAGAGACACGTCACACTTAATGTACAGGGAGGCGTACAAGTGCGTCTTTAAGATCCAGACCTGGAATGTAGATGTGCCAGGCTTGTCAAACCTCGCTGTGCACAAGAACCATGAAATGCCACCATGGctgggcggctcagttggttggagtgtcgttcTGTACACCGAAAGGTGGggggttcggttcccggtcagggtgcatggGTGGGGCAAgagatcgatgtctctctctctctcaaatcaataaacatatccttgggtgaggattaaatatatatacataatttatatatataaacttattttatatatataaaatatataaataaaataaaaatatataaataaaatatatttatataaatatttgtgtatattttataaaatatataatatataaataaaatatttatttatttattttatatataaagaaaataaataaaatatatatacatatataatttgtcCCAGtgccatttgttatttttttaaagactttatttctttttagagagaggggaaggtaaggagaaagagagggagagaaacgtcaatgtgtggttgcccgcCGTgcacccccttactggggacctggcctgaacccaggcacatgccctgactaggaattgaacccgagaccctttgctttgcaggccggcacctagtccactgagccacaccagccagggctcagtgttaCTTGTTGAAAAGACTCTTGACTTTCTTTTCCCTGCTGTTTTGCAAAACAACCTGTGGCACAAATCAAATCCCTGTACGTGCAGGGGACTGTTCAGGGCTCTTTATTCTATCCTGTTTGTGTCCGTTTTCAGGTTAGTGCCTCTCCGCTCCAAATATGTCCTTCATTGCTGGCATGGACTGTGGGGACGTTCTCCCTTGCCAGTCAGCACGCTGTTACTCTCAGTCACTAGTAAGTGCGGGACAAGCCTTGGAGCCCTGGTTTTGGTGGGCTTCCCTTTTTCTCGCTGCCACGCTGGCGTGGGGCCCCGCCAGTGGAGCTCACCCAGCAGGTGCGTCCACAGGAACCCCCACAGGCAGCTCCCCGAAGAGCTCCAAGGGCGACCTGGCAGGCTTCCCATGAGCACGGGCCCTGCGGGCGCCCCCACTGTGCGATGTTGACTCTCCGCAGACTTCCCGGCTCCGGCTTCCCGGTCAGCTCAGCAACAGTGCCCGCAGGCAGCTTCCCCCGCAGAtctgcccagcaccccagctGGCCTCTGCCTATGGACTGTGGACCGGCCCAGGTTCTGGACAACCCTGGTGACCTCTCTGCCAACCAGTGGACTGCCACCCCACCCTCTCCAGTGAGTCTGATTCTCGCTTTTCACAGGGAACGCACACTCTTTCCCACAcgtgccccaccccccgccgcacTTTAAGTCATGCGAGCACTGGGTGTCTCACAAGAATCAGGGGGAAGCGGTCAAGCACCAGATGTTGCTCACAGACCGCTGGACACTCCCCAGGCTTCTCACCTGGTGAGAGCAGAGCCCCAGATCAGAGACCAGGTACCCCCCAcaccacacccctgccccagcctgagcAGGTAGAATCATCTCCCCCACCTCCATGACCACCACCCCCTTCCCAAGGCCTGGGTGTCCCCGGACATGGGAGCTGGCTCCCCTCTAACATCAGGCCCTCAGTCAGTGGAGGTGACCAGTTGTCCAGTGCTGCCTGGTTACCTGAAGGACCAATGACTGTTGGTCACCTGAAAAGCTCACCTCCTGACAGATCGGCTGCTCCTCTGACCAGGTGGGTAACTTCCTGTTTGAGGTGGCGTGACTGCCTGACCAGCTGGCAAACTCGGGTCTCGGGAAGGAGGAGGCCTGGCAGGACCCTGTCACTCAGTCCTGTCCCCTAGACGCTGCgtcctcagcctccctcctctccatcaGCTGGGCTGGGGGGTTAACAGGGTCCAGGCATTTGAATCCACAAGCAGCTGGGTAGCATTTCTCCTCCTTTGGACCCTGTCCGTCACTCTGGCACTCGGGTTCCTCTGATCTAAAGTGCTGAGCTAGGTGGGCAGGCCCTAGCTTTCAAAGCCTTTGAAGAaaaggcagagccctggctggtgtggctcagtggattgagtggcggcctgcaaaccaaagggtcaccggttcaattcccagtcagggcacatgcctgtttgcgggccaggcccccagttgggggcgcacgagaggcaaccacacattgatgtttctctccctctcttttaccctcccttcccctctctctaaacataaataaataaaatctttggaaaaaaaggacaaaatgttCGGTTCAAGAGGGAGTTGGGCGCTGAGGAGCCATCACGACTCCTGAACGCAAAGCACCGCTTTCCAGGATGGACCCTCACCGAGGTGACCGCCCACAGAGGGGAACACCTGTCTGACCCCCGAGAGGAGGGACAGGCTTGATTAGACCGCACGCAGGGACAAGAGATGTCGCAGAGCCCGGGAAGAGGCAGAGCGCTCCCAGCTGGGGCGTCCTGCCCCGGGGAGAAACAAGTGTGTACATGGCGTAGAGGCGGGCTAGGAGTgatggagatggagaggaagaaacaaacacagatacACCTGACTGGACAGGTCGAGAGCTAGAGCCAGAGGCAGGAGAAGTGGGActaaagacagaaacagagacaaagcagaaccgagagagagagagaaagagagagagagagagagagagagagagagagagagagagagagagagggagagggagagggagagagggagagaggaagggagggagagggagagactgatGGTTGGAGAGTCACAGACAGGctaggagaggggaagagatgagggcagagaatgagagaaagagagaaatagggttaagaacagagcaaaacctggGCCAATGGGATGGCTGAATAAAAGAAGCACttctagccctagctggtgtggctcagtggactgagcactggcctgcgaactgaagagttgctggtttgattcccagccagggcacatgcctgggttgcgggccaggtccccagtagggggcgtgcaagaggcaactgattgctgtatctctcacatatagatgattctctctctctctttctttctcccttcccctctctctaaaaataagtattgtatttttcggactataagatgcacctagattttagaggaggaaaataagaaaaaaatttttgaagcaaaaaatgtggtaaaatatttaataacataaataacataatatttcaccaatgtaaatgcaaacagaactcaacagttTTGCACAGCCCGTGTGGCTCTGCAGCTGCTGCCAAATTACAGCTGCCGCCATCCCAACCGGTCCAAGCAGGATGGGAGGTGTAGTTCTGCGACAGCTGCAGGGCCGCAGTGGCAGGTGACCCTGCAGTGGAATTTGCCTATATTGATGTTCATGGAGGACCCACCAGTCACGCGATGGAGGCACGCAGGGGCACCGAAGGCTTTCTTCTCCTAACATGCCTGCACGCCTGTACCCTCCTCCCTAGCACTACAATGTGCCGCAGCCGGGACTCCgctcctgcctcccttgctttGCCCCGCTGggacaccccctcctcctcccagcccagggcccgcaGCATCACCCCACTCCTGCCGCCTCCTCCGGCTTCCTGCAGTGGCGACCCTGCtgctgcctcctgtgaccccaaTCCACCACCGCTGGCCCCCACGCCCCCACATCGAGCCAgctaagctacattcggactataagatgcatctccttttctccccaaatcGGGGGGTGGTGTGTCTTATAAtctgaagaaaacagtaaataaaagctttatataCATATACGAAACACTTCCAGATTCTCAGAAGCCCTTGCAGAGACCTGGGAGCCCAGGTAGATGTGACCCCACCCTCGGGGAGACCTCCTG carries:
- the LOC114506130 gene encoding antileukoproteinase gives rise to the protein MKLTSLVAFVVLLVLGALVSQAVEGASKGKAKQGDCPFIRPAKCLVFEPPQCHSDWQCPKKQKCCDAPCGVKCMDPVGPSQPVKVNPGKCPVFIGQCMTPNPRNYCLNDSHCLNNLKCCKGVCGNSCVKPE